The sequence CCAGTGTTAAATACATTTTTTATAACTATATCTCCTCTTTTAACAGGTGCTATTAGCTCAATGTTTTTTAGCTCATCCATCAATTTGAAATTTAATTCTTTTGGAATTGATTTTTCAGTTTTTACTGGACATCTTTTATCCAAAGCATTTTTAATTTTAACTGTCGAAGTAACAACCCTTTTTGGAGCTGTCAATTCTTCTTTACCATAAACTTCTCCTCTTGGACAAGAATTTCCTTTAACTTCATAAGTTTCTGTATTTACACTTATATGACAACCAACAGGACAAACTATACATATCATTTCCTTTTCCATTATTTATCCTCCTCAACTACTTCTACAACAATTTTATTTGCATCAATTTTTCCAAGTATAGTCTTAGATAGAGTTATTTTTTCCATTTCCCCAGGAGCCATATGATTTTTCTTAACTGAATATATTACAAAATCATTTGACTTAACTACTATCTTAACATTTTTATAAATTTGTCTAACCCTCATAGAAAGTTCTAAATTCTTTTCTATATTTTCAATTCTAAATTTTTGTGGAACAGTATATCCTATTCCATTTCCTGTTTGAACTTCAATATATTCTCCATCTGCAACTTCACCTTTTATATATTTAGCAGCAGATTTTCCTGCTTTTCTTGATTCGATACTTACAAAATCAACTAAGTCATGGACATGGACAACATTTCCAGAAGCAAATATTCCTACTATGCTTGTTTCCATAAGTTCATTTACTATTGGTCCATTAGTTCTAGGGTCAATTTTTATACCTGTTGCTCTTGAGATATCATTTTCAGGGATAAGTCCAACAGATAAAAGTAAAGTATCACATTCATATTCTATTTCAGTTCCATGTATAGCTTTTTTATTTTCATCAACTTTAGCTATAATAACTTTTTCAACTCTATCTTTACCAATAATATCTACAACTGTATGACTTAAATATAGTGGAATGTCATAGTCATCTAGACATTGTACAATGTTTCTTGTAAGCCCACCAGAGAATGGCATAAGTTCTGCAACAGCTAAAACTTTTGCTCCTTCAAGTGTAAGTCTTCTTGCCATAATAAGTCCAATATCTCCTGAACCTAAGATAACAACTCTTTTACCAACCATATATCCTTCCATATTGATATATCTTTGGGCTGCACCAGCTGTAAAAATTCCTGCTGGTCTATCACCTGGTATAGCTATTGCTCCTCTTGTTCTTTCTCTACAACCCATAGTTAAAATTACAGATTTAGCTTGAATTATCATATAACCATCAACAGAGTTTATAGCTTGAACTATTTTATTTTCAGAAATTCCTAAAACCATAGTGTCCAATTTATATTCTATATTCAACTCAAATAGTTGATCCATAAATCTTTGGGCATATTCAGGTCCTGTTAATTCTTCTTTAAATTCATGAAGTCCAAAACCATTGTGTATACATTGTTGTAAAATTCCACCTAATTCTTTTGCTCTTTCTATTACAAGTATATTATCTATCCTATTTTTTCTAGCTTCTACTGCTGCTGCAAGTCCAGCTGGACCTCCACCAACAATGACTAAATCATATTTTATATTCATATCATTTCCCCCTATTTAGTTTTTCCTGTTAAGATGTAAGAATCTTTTTGTTCCATAACTATTTTTTCTAAATCATCTCCAAGTTCTCTTGCTAAGATTTCTTGTACACGAGGTCCACAGAAACCTCCTTGGCATCTTCCAGCACCTGGTCTAACTCTTCTTTTGATACCATTTAATGTTCTTCCACCACATTTTCTATGAATAGCATCAACAATTTCTCCTTCAGTTATGTTCTCACATCTACAAATTATTCTTCCATATCTAGGGTCTTTCTTTATAACTTTTGCTTTTTCTTCTGGAGATAAACTTATAAAATATATCATTTTTCTATTTTTTATAAAGTTTTCTTTTTTCTTTACTCCACCTAAGCTTTCAACTACCATTTTAGATAAATCAACTGCCATTGCAGGAGCAGATGTAAGCCCTGGTGATTTAGTTCCTGCCATATTAAAGAAACCTTTTACATCTTCTGCTTCACCTAGAATAAAATCTCCTGTATCAGCTTCAGCTCTAAGCCCAGCAAAGTTTCTAATGTTATCTCTAAAATTAACATCTTTTATACTCTTTGTTGCAAATTGTCTAACTGTATCAAGACCTTCTTGTGTATTTCCTACATCATCCTTATTTTCAACATCAGAAGCAGTAGGACCAGCTATTATATTTCCATGAACAGTTTTTGAAACTAAGATACCTTTTCCCATTTCAGTAGGACATTGGAATATAACACTATCAGTTAAATATCCTTGTACTTTATCAAGTAAATAATATTCTCCTATTCTTGGAGTAATTTTAAATTTTTTACTTGAAAGCATATTATTTATAAAATCTGCATAAACTCCTGCTGCATTAATAAGAGCTTTTGTTTTAATAACTTCTCCAGATTTTAATTCTATTTTAAATATATTATTTTCTTTTTT is a genomic window of Fusobacterium nucleatum containing:
- a CDS encoding DUF1667 domain-containing protein is translated as MEKEMICIVCPVGCHISVNTETYEVKGNSCPRGEVYGKEELTAPKRVVTSTVKIKNALDKRCPVKTEKSIPKELNFKLMDELKNIELIAPVKRGDIVIKNVFNTGVDVVVTKDM
- a CDS encoding NAD(P)/FAD-dependent oxidoreductase produces the protein MNIKYDLVIVGGGPAGLAAAVEARKNRIDNILVIERAKELGGILQQCIHNGFGLHEFKEELTGPEYAQRFMDQLFELNIEYKLDTMVLGISENKIVQAINSVDGYMIIQAKSVILTMGCRERTRGAIAIPGDRPAGIFTAGAAQRYINMEGYMVGKRVVILGSGDIGLIMARRLTLEGAKVLAVAELMPFSGGLTRNIVQCLDDYDIPLYLSHTVVDIIGKDRVEKVIIAKVDENKKAIHGTEIEYECDTLLLSVGLIPENDISRATGIKIDPRTNGPIVNELMETSIVGIFASGNVVHVHDLVDFVSIESRKAGKSAAKYIKGEVADGEYIEVQTGNGIGYTVPQKFRIENIEKNLELSMRVRQIYKNVKIVVKSNDFVIYSVKKNHMAPGEMEKITLSKTILGKIDANKIVVEVVEEDK
- a CDS encoding NAD(P)/FAD-dependent oxidoreductase produces the protein MFDVVVIGAGIMGAAVSRELSKYELKILLLDKENDVSCGTTKANSAIVHAGYDAKEGSLMAKYNVLGNAMYEDLCKEVDAPFRRVGSYVLAFSEKEKEHLEMLYQRGVNNGVPEMEIIDAAEIQKREPHVSKEAVAALYAGTAGITGPWELTIKLVENAMENGVKLKLNSEVINIKKENNIFKIELKSGEVIKTKALINAAGVYADFINNMLSSKKFKITPRIGEYYLLDKVQGYLTDSVIFQCPTEMGKGILVSKTVHGNIIAGPTASDVENKDDVGNTQEGLDTVRQFATKSIKDVNFRDNIRNFAGLRAEADTGDFILGEAEDVKGFFNMAGTKSPGLTSAPAMAVDLSKMVVESLGGVKKKENFIKNRKMIYFISLSPEEKAKVIKKDPRYGRIICRCENITEGEIVDAIHRKCGGRTLNGIKRRVRPGAGRCQGGFCGPRVQEILARELGDDLEKIVMEQKDSYILTGKTK